The following are encoded together in the Bacteroidales bacterium MB20-C3-3 genome:
- a CDS encoding SLC13 family permease codes for MRLKQIISFVVVPVLALLLLFFGDIDPENPKVTATLAVAILMATWWITEALPLAVTSLLPVALFPILGIMDGKAVSATYFNDTIFLFMGGFLVALAMERWELHKRIAYKILCITGVSPSRILLGFMAASFFLSMWISNTATAMMMLPIAMAIIFQLDKLMEGRGSGRFSIAILLGVAYSSSVGGVATLVGTPPNLSFARIFHIYFPELPEVSFYKWLIFALPLALSIAAFIWIYLYFVFRPAKGEWREVERDIFHIKLKEMGSTTREQKIVFVIFSLLALLWIFRADIELGGFTLPGWSGIFPDSKYINDGTVAIFMAIILFIIPAGKGGHSSTGKRGMIMDWKSAVKLPWSILLLFGGGFALATGFKESGLSLWVGSHFAGVASLHPFIVILVISLIMTFLTELTSNTATTEMMLPILAGIAVTTGLNPLMLMIPATISASMAFMMPVATPPNAIIFGTGRVSVKTMAKTGLMINLIGALLITLFVYLGSMFN; via the coding sequence TTGAGACTCAAACAAATTATAAGTTTTGTAGTTGTTCCGGTGCTGGCACTGCTCCTGCTCTTTTTTGGAGATATTGACCCGGAAAACCCAAAGGTGACCGCCACACTGGCTGTCGCAATTCTTATGGCAACATGGTGGATAACCGAGGCTCTCCCTCTTGCCGTAACCTCTCTGTTGCCTGTTGCGCTCTTCCCCATCCTGGGGATTATGGATGGCAAGGCTGTGTCGGCAACATATTTTAATGATACAATATTCCTCTTTATGGGAGGTTTTCTGGTGGCTCTGGCTATGGAGAGGTGGGAGCTTCACAAAAGAATAGCTTATAAGATTCTGTGTATAACAGGTGTTAGTCCGTCAAGAATCCTTCTGGGGTTTATGGCAGCCTCTTTTTTCCTCTCTATGTGGATCTCTAATACAGCAACTGCAATGATGATGCTGCCCATTGCAATGGCAATAATATTTCAGCTGGATAAACTTATGGAGGGGAGAGGTTCCGGCCGCTTTTCAATTGCTATTCTGCTTGGAGTTGCATACAGCTCCTCAGTTGGCGGAGTGGCTACACTCGTAGGGACACCTCCTAACCTCTCATTCGCCAGGATATTTCATATTTATTTTCCTGAACTTCCGGAGGTCTCTTTTTACAAATGGTTAATTTTTGCCCTTCCCTTGGCTCTCTCAATTGCTGCTTTTATCTGGATCTATCTCTATTTCGTTTTCCGTCCTGCTAAGGGAGAATGGAGGGAGGTAGAGAGAGATATTTTTCATATAAAGTTAAAGGAGATGGGGAGTACCACAAGAGAACAAAAAATTGTATTTGTAATATTTTCTCTGCTTGCTTTATTATGGATTTTCAGAGCCGATATTGAATTGGGAGGGTTTACCCTGCCCGGGTGGTCGGGAATTTTCCCTGATTCAAAATATATTAACGATGGTACTGTTGCAATCTTTATGGCCATAATACTGTTTATTATTCCCGCTGGAAAAGGGGGGCACTCATCTACAGGAAAAAGGGGTATGATTATGGACTGGAAGAGTGCCGTAAAATTGCCATGGAGTATTCTTCTTCTTTTTGGAGGAGGGTTTGCTCTGGCCACAGGGTTTAAAGAGAGTGGACTCTCTCTGTGGGTTGGGAGCCATTTTGCCGGAGTAGCCTCATTACACCCTTTTATTGTGATCCTAGTCATTAGTCTGATTATGACTTTCCTGACGGAGCTTACATCCAACACAGCTACAACAGAGATGATGCTGCCCATTCTGGCCGGTATAGCTGTGACAACCGGTTTAAACCCTTTAATGCTTATGATTCCTGCAACAATATCGGCCTCCATGGCATTTATGATGCCTGTGGCAACTCCTCCAAATGCAATAATATTCGGGACCGGCAGAGTGTCGGTAAAGACAATGGCAAAAACCGGACTTATGATAAATCTTATAGGTGCCTTACTAATTACCCTTTTTGTTTATCTGGGATCAATGTTTAATTGA
- a CDS encoding adenosylcobinamide-GDP ribazoletransferase yields MKKELNLLFNALLFYTRIPVPFKVDFSREALTKSFRYFPLAGVIAGSSGIFVYFLASYVFTHPVAVMAAFITLIITTGAMHEDGLADFLDGYGGGADRDSILRIMKESTIGVYGVIGTVSNIILKFLVLCSFPHQLFITAFISAQAISRIGPVYLVNTSVYARDEKSKADHTRHKTDKTTTVIATLIALLPLLLFNPIFSVAYLVFFTIMFISFRRYLHKRTGGFTGDTLGALQQLSELLFYLTLAASINLLT; encoded by the coding sequence ATGAAAAAAGAGCTAAACCTGCTGTTTAATGCACTACTCTTCTATACCCGTATTCCTGTCCCGTTTAAGGTAGATTTCTCCAGGGAGGCTCTTACAAAATCCTTCCGTTACTTTCCTTTAGCAGGAGTAATTGCAGGATCTTCCGGGATATTTGTCTACTTTTTGGCTTCGTATGTTTTCACACACCCTGTGGCAGTAATGGCTGCATTCATTACCCTTATTATTACAACAGGAGCAATGCACGAGGATGGACTGGCAGATTTTCTGGATGGATATGGCGGAGGTGCAGACAGGGATAGCATCTTAAGGATAATGAAGGAGAGTACAATTGGGGTTTATGGGGTTATTGGCACAGTATCAAACATTATTTTAAAATTTTTGGTTCTATGCTCATTCCCCCATCAACTCTTTATTACTGCTTTTATTAGCGCACAAGCTATCAGCAGGATAGGTCCTGTTTACCTTGTAAACACATCTGTGTATGCAAGAGATGAAAAAAGTAAAGCTGACCATACCAGACACAAAACAGATAAAACAACAACTGTTATTGCAACTCTGATTGCTCTGCTTCCTCTGCTTCTGTTCAATCCAATTTTTTCTGTTGCCTACCTGGTTTTCTTCACAATAATGTTTATATCATTCAGAAGATACCTTCATAAAAGGACCGGCGGTTTTACAGGAGACACCCTTGGCGCACTTCAACAGTTAAGTGAACTGCTTTTTTACCTGACTCTTGCAGCCTCAATAAATTTATTGACATAA
- a CDS encoding iron ABC transporter permease, with the protein MELQAVKALSIKTGKIALLIALLFFASLLSLGTGEINISFNELLHFINNEGSVYYEVLHNIRIPRTLLAIATGGALGLSGTILQGVYRNPLVEPYTLGISGGASLGITIVIVTGINATGIVSLPLAGFSGALVTIFLVYFLSYRREGINITKMLLTGVMISFISASAVMFLMSITAVENIHGIVFWTMGSLNESDPFMVYGMLTISILGLLLSYLFVSPLNALRLGESAARSLGVNTKLTICILFLITSLLTGSAIAVSGVIGFVGLVIPHISRLIAGTNYRTLLIISFLSGSVFMLLCDMLARTLVFPNELPIGVITGIFGGITFIALIWIKKST; encoded by the coding sequence ATGGAATTACAAGCCGTAAAGGCATTGAGTATTAAAACAGGAAAAATTGCTCTCCTTATTGCTTTATTGTTTTTTGCATCCCTTCTATCCCTGGGGACCGGGGAAATAAATATTTCATTTAATGAACTTCTTCATTTTATTAATAATGAAGGATCTGTTTATTATGAGGTTCTTCACAATATAAGAATTCCCAGAACGCTTCTTGCAATTGCAACCGGAGGAGCATTAGGATTGTCAGGTACAATACTTCAGGGAGTCTACCGGAATCCCTTAGTTGAACCATATACACTGGGTATTTCCGGAGGGGCATCTCTGGGTATAACGATTGTTATCGTCACAGGTATTAACGCAACCGGCATAGTATCATTACCTCTTGCCGGCTTTTCCGGAGCACTTGTGACAATTTTTCTGGTATACTTTCTTAGCTACAGGAGAGAGGGTATAAATATTACAAAAATGCTTCTTACAGGAGTTATGATAAGCTTTATCTCAGCCTCTGCTGTTATGTTCCTGATGTCAATCACTGCTGTTGAGAACATCCACGGGATAGTCTTCTGGACAATGGGCTCTCTTAATGAATCAGATCCGTTTATGGTTTATGGAATGCTGACTATATCAATTTTGGGCCTCCTCTTGTCATACCTCTTTGTATCTCCTCTAAATGCATTAAGGCTGGGAGAATCAGCAGCAAGATCTCTTGGAGTTAACACAAAATTGACAATATGTATTCTCTTCCTGATAACATCACTGCTGACAGGAAGCGCAATTGCAGTTTCCGGTGTGATAGGATTTGTAGGGCTTGTCATTCCTCACATTTCCAGGCTAATAGCAGGCACAAATTACAGAACTCTTCTTATTATCTCATTTTTGTCCGGAAGTGTATTTATGCTCCTCTGTGATATGCTTGCGAGAACACTGGTCTTTCCAAACGAGCTCCCTATAGGAGTTATAACAGGTATTTTTGGTGGTATAACATTTATTGCACTCATATGGATAAAAAAGAGTACTTGA
- a CDS encoding ABC transporter ATP-binding protein produces MDKKEYLIIKNLTCGYMGGFKLEPVNLVLKRGCFAGVIGCNGSGKSTLFKGLSGELNLSGGEILLDGISLSKLSLKERARRVALVPQFIEKSPITVEEYVLMGRMPYQRLFQYSESKEDIEITKESLEQTGIFHLRKKRVTEISGGEQQMTAIACALNQKPGLMLLDEPTSHLDIKFQSKIMNLLQRLNEEERLTVIMIIHDLNLAGEYCDHLSLIKEGKIIIQGSPEEVLTYTNIELAYSSVVVESRNPVSGKPAIFQVSEKFSGRGIS; encoded by the coding sequence ATGGATAAAAAAGAGTACTTGATAATTAAGAACCTCACCTGTGGGTATATGGGTGGATTTAAACTTGAACCTGTCAATTTAGTATTGAAAAGGGGATGTTTTGCAGGTGTTATTGGATGTAACGGATCCGGAAAAAGTACCCTTTTCAAAGGACTCTCAGGCGAGTTAAATCTTTCAGGAGGAGAAATTCTCCTTGATGGTATTAGTTTATCAAAACTCTCACTTAAAGAGAGGGCAAGGAGGGTCGCTCTTGTTCCACAGTTTATTGAAAAAAGTCCCATAACGGTAGAGGAGTATGTTCTTATGGGACGAATGCCGTACCAGAGGCTCTTTCAATATTCAGAGTCAAAAGAGGATATTGAAATAACTAAAGAGAGCCTTGAACAGACAGGGATATTTCACCTCAGGAAGAAGAGGGTGACAGAGATCAGCGGAGGAGAACAGCAGATGACTGCTATAGCATGCGCACTTAATCAAAAACCGGGACTTATGCTTTTAGATGAACCCACTTCCCATCTTGATATCAAGTTCCAGTCAAAAATCATGAATCTTCTTCAGCGGTTAAATGAGGAGGAGAGGCTCACTGTAATTATGATAATACACGACCTTAATCTGGCAGGAGAGTACTGTGACCACCTTTCACTTATAAAAGAGGGTAAAATAATTATACAGGGGAGTCCGGAAGAGGTGCTTACATACACGAACATTGAGCTTGCGTATAGTTCTGTAGTTGTTGAGAGCAGGAATCCTGTATCAGGCAAACCGGCAATATTTCAAGTATCAGAAAAGTTTTCCGGGAGGGGGATATCATGA
- a CDS encoding TonB-dependent receptor yields MNFKTFTGAVIMLLPLGAFAQAEPIDTTKNYEIEKAVVTASRMQLPLKSIPQKVEILDKSIINKSPNENLGEILKRRTNLDIIQYPGAMTTVGLRGFPATAHSRNYTLILIDGLPAGTNNLATIPSDFIEKVEIVKGPYSVMYGSDAMGGVINIISKKPAKEAQGGASVGAGNFGQTHFSGYASGGVTDKLLLSISYSRMEQTADYQIGSKNILGITETEKNILDKKSYGDIMENSKFRISQFNGKIEYNINNKVKAGIFSSLMLSNDIETPGNYWHSYGKSKKEITRFSNYGEISYSEKNNLLLVSPYSSIQNESNYNNNDNEAFINSKEQIRQSGIKIGNTHTWGRFKWLAGLDYDLYDVKSERFSSKITPANPYRPDHSRGSLSLFTQLAYSYNKLFVSAGGRFNNITYILRENKLLGSEKKNSNYNNFNPSLGVKFEALPWMIIKGSFGSAFYVPDAYKSAGVYMIGKKKYVGNPDLKPESTSSFDFGINLGKAPLLNVDVTYFQNFYQNKIVNDNSQKDVTTYKNASNGNMSGIEFMASSNIASLWTKGSRLEFYGGLTWFINNTFEDVITKQTLYTRDVTANFGIVYDNYKGFEAGINSRYSGHRLENDWMTWDNLRPDIKSVHYYTKGGYTESDQILRHPSSLIFDAYAYYTIGGKFRVGITASNLLDENYTEKDGYNMPGRSVMGNISVRF; encoded by the coding sequence ATGAATTTTAAAACATTTACAGGAGCTGTAATTATGCTCCTTCCCCTTGGTGCATTCGCACAAGCAGAGCCAATTGATACTACAAAAAATTATGAAATTGAAAAGGCTGTGGTCACAGCCTCTAGAATGCAACTTCCTCTTAAAAGCATTCCCCAGAAGGTGGAGATTTTAGATAAATCCATAATAAATAAAAGCCCTAATGAAAATCTTGGTGAAATTCTGAAGAGAAGGACAAATCTGGATATTATTCAATACCCGGGTGCAATGACAACAGTAGGACTCAGAGGGTTTCCTGCAACAGCACACTCAAGAAACTACACTCTTATTCTAATTGACGGCCTGCCCGCCGGCACAAATAATCTTGCCACAATTCCCTCCGATTTTATTGAAAAGGTGGAGATTGTTAAAGGGCCATACTCTGTTATGTATGGATCCGATGCAATGGGAGGGGTAATTAATATCATTTCTAAAAAACCGGCAAAAGAGGCTCAGGGTGGAGCATCTGTTGGAGCAGGTAATTTTGGTCAAACTCATTTCAGCGGATATGCAAGCGGAGGCGTAACTGACAAGCTGCTCCTCTCAATTTCATACAGCAGAATGGAACAAACAGCAGATTACCAGATTGGTTCAAAAAACATTCTGGGGATTACTGAGACCGAAAAGAATATCCTGGACAAAAAATCATATGGAGATATTATGGAGAATTCAAAATTCCGGATAAGTCAGTTTAATGGAAAAATTGAATACAACATTAATAATAAGGTTAAGGCTGGTATATTTTCATCATTGATGCTATCAAATGATATTGAGACTCCCGGAAACTACTGGCATAGTTACGGGAAATCAAAAAAAGAGATTACCAGATTCTCAAACTATGGAGAGATAAGCTATTCAGAGAAGAATAACCTTCTGCTGGTCTCTCCCTACTCAAGTATCCAGAACGAATCAAACTATAACAATAATGACAATGAGGCCTTCATTAATTCAAAAGAACAGATAAGACAATCTGGAATAAAGATTGGCAATACTCACACCTGGGGTAGATTCAAATGGCTCGCGGGTCTTGATTATGATTTGTATGATGTCAAATCTGAAAGATTCTCATCAAAAATCACTCCTGCAAACCCATACAGACCAGACCATTCCAGAGGCTCACTCTCTCTTTTCACACAACTGGCATACTCCTATAACAAGCTGTTTGTCAGCGCAGGAGGACGATTCAACAACATCACATATATCCTCCGGGAAAATAAGTTGCTGGGAAGTGAAAAGAAGAACTCAAATTACAATAATTTCAATCCATCATTGGGAGTCAAATTTGAGGCTCTACCCTGGATGATAATCAAGGGGAGCTTTGGAAGTGCTTTTTATGTTCCTGATGCTTATAAAAGCGCCGGTGTATATATGATTGGCAAGAAGAAATATGTAGGAAACCCTGATCTTAAACCTGAAAGTACCTCTTCATTTGACTTTGGTATCAACTTAGGGAAAGCACCTCTGCTAAATGTTGATGTAACATATTTCCAAAATTTTTACCAGAATAAGATTGTTAATGATAACAGTCAAAAAGATGTTACTACTTATAAAAATGCCTCAAACGGAAATATGAGCGGGATAGAGTTTATGGCTTCGTCAAATATTGCATCTCTGTGGACAAAAGGCTCCAGACTTGAGTTTTACGGAGGGCTGACATGGTTTATTAATAACACATTTGAGGATGTCATAACAAAACAGACCCTTTATACAAGAGATGTTACAGCAAATTTTGGGATAGTTTATGACAACTACAAAGGCTTTGAAGCAGGTATAAACAGCAGGTACTCCGGCCACAGACTAGAAAATGACTGGATGACATGGGACAATCTCAGGCCAGATATTAAGTCTGTGCACTATTATACCAAAGGTGGATATACAGAGAGTGATCAAATTTTAAGACACCCTTCCAGTTTGATTTTTGACGCTTATGCATATTACACAATAGGCGGTAAATTCAGAGTAGGAATTACAGCATCCAATCTTCTTGATGAAAATTACACAGAGAAAGATGGTTACAATATGCCGGGCAGGTCTGTAATGGGTAACATAAGTGTAAGATTCTGA
- the cobT gene encoding nicotinate-nucleotide--dimethylbenzimidazole phosphoribosyltransferase: MEKEIIEKINSRTKPLGSLGRLEEIAFKIGMIQGRVNPELKNPVILVFAADHGISEEGVSPFPKEITHQMVMNFTRGGAGINVFTKQHGIGLKVIDSGVDYDFPEGAGIIDAKLARGTNNMLKEPAMSVELCREAIKRGREFTRSEFENGCNVIGFGEMGIGNTSSASLLLHKLGGYPLEQCVGRGAGHDEEGVKKKLETLSKVSKKYNPPGVEEILSTFGGLEIAMMCGAILEAKRLNMLILADGFIATSAFLTAIKMDPGVYENTIFCHTSGEKGHALMLQHLKAEPLLNLGLRLGEGTGAAIAYPLIKSALHFLNEMAGFDEL, translated from the coding sequence ATGGAAAAAGAGATAATTGAAAAAATTAATAGCCGTACAAAACCATTAGGATCGTTAGGGCGACTTGAGGAGATTGCATTTAAAATTGGGATGATTCAGGGTAGAGTAAATCCTGAACTAAAAAATCCTGTAATTCTGGTCTTTGCGGCGGATCATGGTATTTCAGAAGAGGGTGTTAGCCCCTTCCCAAAAGAGATTACCCATCAGATGGTAATGAATTTTACCCGGGGGGGTGCAGGTATAAATGTCTTTACAAAACAACACGGAATTGGCCTGAAGGTAATTGACTCCGGGGTTGATTATGACTTCCCGGAAGGGGCTGGTATTATTGATGCAAAACTAGCCAGAGGTACCAATAATATGCTAAAAGAGCCGGCGATGAGTGTTGAGTTGTGCCGGGAAGCAATAAAGAGAGGGAGGGAGTTTACCCGATCAGAGTTTGAAAATGGATGCAATGTAATTGGATTTGGAGAAATGGGCATTGGAAATACATCATCGGCATCGCTGCTGCTTCATAAACTGGGCGGTTACCCCCTGGAACAATGTGTGGGAAGAGGGGCCGGACACGATGAAGAAGGGGTTAAAAAGAAACTTGAAACACTTTCTAAAGTATCTAAAAAATATAACCCTCCGGGAGTTGAAGAAATATTATCCACATTTGGGGGATTGGAGATTGCGATGATGTGCGGGGCAATTCTTGAGGCAAAAAGACTTAATATGTTGATTCTTGCAGATGGATTTATCGCAACCTCAGCATTTCTGACTGCTATAAAAATGGATCCCGGGGTATATGAAAACACCATTTTTTGCCATACATCCGGAGAGAAAGGACATGCATTAATGCTGCAGCATCTTAAGGCCGAGCCTTTGTTGAACCTTGGCTTGAGGCTGGGAGAGGGAACGGGAGCTGCTATAGCTTACCCTCTGATTAAGTCTGCTCTGCATTTTCTCAATGAAATGGCCGGATTTGACGAGTTATGA
- a CDS encoding diphthine--ammonia ligase, with translation MRAFISWSGGKDCTLALHHFLSNPQNKACYLVHFQTEESGISKHHRFGKDVFDMQSDSLDIPLLYEEVTAMGYEHHLKRIIDRCKSEGIYAGVFGDIFLEEHRAWIERICKESNITALFPLWGMNTLSAVREFCNLGYKARVTGTREEEEFLPLKGMDINNEFIQKIQTIEGADPCGEKGEYHTMAYDGPLFKKIISIIAILLLLLPGIKLSAENFRRIISLTPSVTQSIYYLGAREALVGCTSYCHIAKKDGVEIVSSAIKPNLEKIAALKPDLVLASGMISERDINTLRRLGIKVEILSTPKSYEEICTQFAAIGKLTGKEHEANQIIKNSRERVNSVYTKMRASGKRDRFFIQIGAAPIYTVIPHTFMDDYIKFSYGENIACDLESGTIGREFVVARDPDYIFIVTMGIVGKNEESVWRGFRNLKAVRKNKIFILESEQACQPTPVTFAETLEIINKYISEK, from the coding sequence ATGAGAGCCTTTATCTCCTGGAGTGGTGGCAAAGATTGTACTCTTGCACTACATCATTTTTTAAGCAATCCTCAAAATAAGGCCTGCTATCTTGTCCACTTTCAAACAGAAGAATCCGGGATTTCAAAACATCACAGATTTGGTAAAGATGTATTTGATATGCAATCTGACTCCCTGGATATCCCACTGCTCTATGAGGAGGTTACCGCTATGGGATACGAACACCATCTTAAGAGAATAATTGACAGATGCAAGTCAGAAGGGATTTATGCAGGAGTCTTTGGAGATATATTTCTGGAGGAGCACAGGGCCTGGATTGAGAGGATCTGTAAGGAGAGTAATATTACCGCTCTTTTCCCATTATGGGGAATGAATACATTATCTGCAGTCCGGGAGTTCTGTAATTTAGGATACAAAGCAAGAGTTACCGGGACCAGAGAAGAGGAAGAGTTTTTGCCGCTTAAAGGGATGGATATTAATAACGAGTTCATCCAAAAGATTCAGACAATTGAAGGTGCTGATCCATGCGGCGAAAAGGGAGAGTATCATACTATGGCTTATGACGGACCTCTTTTCAAAAAGATAATCTCAATAATTGCTATACTATTGTTGTTGTTGCCGGGCATTAAGCTATCAGCGGAAAATTTCAGAAGAATTATCTCTCTTACCCCATCTGTTACACAAAGCATATACTATTTAGGAGCCCGGGAGGCTCTCGTTGGTTGTACCAGTTATTGTCATATTGCAAAAAAAGATGGAGTAGAAATTGTCTCTTCTGCAATCAAACCAAATCTGGAAAAAATAGCAGCATTAAAACCAGATCTTGTCCTTGCATCCGGGATGATTTCTGAAAGAGATATTAATACCCTTAGAAGGCTTGGGATAAAGGTAGAAATTCTCTCAACACCTAAGTCATATGAAGAGATTTGTACCCAGTTTGCAGCAATCGGAAAATTAACCGGCAAAGAGCATGAAGCAAATCAAATAATCAAAAATTCCAGAGAGAGAGTCAATTCAGTTTACACAAAAATGAGGGCATCTGGAAAGAGGGATAGATTTTTTATTCAGATTGGAGCTGCACCCATCTATACTGTAATACCACACACATTTATGGATGATTATATTAAATTTTCATATGGAGAAAACATTGCTTGTGACCTGGAAAGTGGAACCATAGGAAGAGAGTTTGTTGTAGCAAGAGACCCTGACTACATTTTTATAGTCACTATGGGGATTGTTGGAAAAAACGAGGAGAGTGTGTGGAGAGGCTTTAGGAATTTAAAAGCTGTACGAAAAAATAAAATATTTATACTGGAATCTGAACAGGCATGTCAGCCAACTCCTGTGACTTTCGCAGAGACACTGGAAATTATTAATAAATACATATCAGAGAAATGA
- a CDS encoding bifunctional adenosylcobinamide kinase/adenosylcobinamide-phosphate guanylyltransferase, whose translation MREIIFITGGQRSGKSSFAQGLAESYSARPCYLATARIWDDEFKQRIERHQRDRGEMWQTIEVEKRIGDVKMEGEAILLDCITLWLTNIYSDNNFNAELSLEEAKREWNKFTSQESTLIVVSNEIGMSLHGADKCSRDFTDLQGWMNQHIAKSADKVILMISGVPVTIKNN comes from the coding sequence ATGAGAGAGATAATCTTTATTACCGGAGGCCAAAGGTCCGGTAAAAGCAGTTTTGCACAGGGATTGGCGGAGAGTTACTCCGCCCGTCCCTGTTATCTTGCCACAGCCAGAATCTGGGATGATGAATTTAAACAAAGGATCGAGAGACATCAGCGGGACAGAGGAGAGATGTGGCAAACAATTGAAGTTGAGAAGAGGATTGGAGATGTAAAAATGGAGGGAGAGGCCATTCTGCTGGACTGCATTACACTTTGGCTGACAAATATATACAGCGACAACAACTTTAATGCTGAACTTTCGCTTGAAGAGGCAAAAAGGGAGTGGAATAAGTTCACTTCTCAGGAATCCACGCTAATTGTGGTTAGCAATGAAATTGGAATGTCTCTGCATGGAGCCGACAAGTGCAGCAGAGATTTTACGGATCTTCAGGGATGGATGAATCAGCATATTGCAAAAAGTGCGGACAAAGTCATTTTAATGATTTCCGGAGTCCCTGTAACAATCAAAAATAATTGA
- a CDS encoding cob(I)yrinic acid a,c-diamide adenosyltransferase: MKTKGLIHVYTGDGKGKTTSAIGLASRALGGGMKVCYVSFHKRPELYGYTEMDSLKKLGATVLNFAKGHPHLDQSIDSEELSNEVRNGLNHISNLISKEKYDLLILDEIIISVRDKYLNEEELISFIKEKPEGLELVITGRSATDNMIEMADYVSFIKKIKHPYDNGITSRKGIEY; encoded by the coding sequence ATGAAGACAAAGGGATTAATTCATGTTTATACCGGAGATGGAAAGGGCAAAACCACCTCTGCAATTGGATTGGCTTCCAGAGCGCTAGGTGGAGGAATGAAAGTTTGTTATGTATCATTCCATAAACGCCCTGAGCTTTATGGATATACAGAAATGGATAGTTTGAAAAAACTGGGGGCAACTGTTCTGAATTTTGCCAAGGGTCATCCCCACCTGGACCAAAGCATAGATTCTGAAGAACTCTCAAATGAGGTCAGGAATGGGCTTAATCATATATCAAATTTGATCTCCAAAGAGAAATATGACCTGCTTATACTTGACGAAATAATAATATCAGTAAGAGACAAATATCTTAATGAGGAGGAGTTAATCTCATTTATTAAGGAGAAGCCGGAGGGGCTTGAACTGGTAATAACAGGCAGATCCGCAACTGATAATATGATTGAGATGGCAGACTATGTTAGTTTCATTAAGAAAATAAAACACCCTTACGATAATGGAATTACAAGCCGTAAAGGCATTGAGTATTAA
- a CDS encoding histidine phosphatase family protein, producing the protein MKVVLVRHGETIENREGICQGQTEGRLSELGVLQAWLTAGELKNTNIDLCISSDLKRAIETAEIILTGRDIYIDKEPSLRERNYGKLQGRHFSDFSITPDLMENMESEEELKNRVSFIVRLLKRSPLSSNVLIVSHGITLRILILSLIENSEKCDLVNSEKIDNCSITILERDDSGHFTIKEFNNTNHLKTNCL; encoded by the coding sequence ATGAAAGTAGTACTGGTTAGACATGGAGAAACAATAGAGAACAGAGAGGGAATCTGTCAGGGGCAAACCGAAGGGAGGCTGAGCGAGCTTGGAGTATTACAGGCCTGGCTTACGGCCGGAGAGTTAAAAAACACAAATATTGATCTCTGCATTTCCAGTGATTTAAAAAGAGCGATTGAGACTGCAGAGATTATTTTAACCGGAAGAGATATCTATATAGATAAAGAGCCCTCCCTCAGAGAGAGAAATTATGGAAAACTTCAGGGAAGACATTTTTCTGACTTTTCAATTACTCCTGATCTGATGGAAAATATGGAGAGCGAAGAGGAGCTTAAAAATCGTGTAAGCTTTATTGTAAGATTACTAAAGAGGTCTCCTCTGTCCAGCAATGTTTTAATTGTCAGTCATGGAATAACATTAAGAATCCTGATACTCTCACTTATTGAAAATAGTGAGAAGTGTGATTTAGTCAATTCTGAAAAAATTGATAACTGTTCAATTACAATTTTAGAAAGAGATGACTCGGGTCATTTCACCATAAAAGAGTTCAATAATACAAACCACTTAAAAACTAACTGCCTATGA